From a region of the Primulina eburnea isolate SZY01 chromosome 7, ASM2296580v1, whole genome shotgun sequence genome:
- the LOC140835816 gene encoding uncharacterized protein, with protein sequence MELTDADRVRCATFLLTGDARLWWESASVAVNSQTLSWTGFKEVFFAKYFIEEVRSRLTREFMTLRQGDSSVANFVRKFERGCYFVPLISNDVQAKLRHFMDGLRPILRRDVRIAGPTSYAVAVSRALAAEQDQRDIEADRQGKRPYQAPPQHQQHQRP encoded by the coding sequence atggaactgactgATGCGGACAGGGTTAGATGTGCCACCTTCTTGTTGACTGGGGACGCTAGattgtggtgggagagcgcatcagtgGCAGTGAACTCGCAGACTTTGTCTTGGACTGGATTCAAGGAAGTGTTCTTCGCCAAGTACTTCATtgaggaagtacgctcccgTCTGACCAGGGAATTTATGACACTGAGGCAGGGGGACAGCAGCGTGGCAAACTTTGtcagaaagtttgagagggggtgttacttcgtacccctcatttCGAATGATGTCCAGGCAAAGTTGAgacatttcatggatggattgcggccaatcttgcgccgtgatgtgaggaTAGCTGGCCCCACTTCGtatgcagtcgccgtatctagggctttggcggcagaacaaGACCAGCGGGACATTGAGgcagacaggcagggcaagaggccctatcaggctccaccgcagcatCAACAGCATCAGAGGCCTTAG